A DNA window from Paenibacillus sp. HWE-109 contains the following coding sequences:
- a CDS encoding DJ-1/PfpI family protein gives MKKLLRFIVYTCVFVLVVGGTGAIGSLRTMQEAMSVYDKPAPASLQSLQAPAYDSKKPTVAVILANEVTEVFDFLVPYEMFSMTGSYNVFAAAPDKNIKSLTGGLDVAPHYTFDELDKLTGKGPDIIVIPFMPILDEAKYKPVRDWIRKHSGKETTLLSICNGAENLADTGLLKGKSAATHWGDIGRLEKKYTEVSWKRDQRYVADGNLVSSAGLTSGIDATLYVISRQMGEPTAAKVAKEMNYPSYKFVQHPQMEPFTAGLSDIVYVLNNAFQWSKKKTGVLLYNGADELMLSSAFDTYGASGTTTTITVSSNREPVVTRYGLNVVARYQIANAPKLDKMIFVGSDVKTLAVGDIRNWNENGGKAEQLYLHSDSPERFAMDPAFEDLAKQEDIRTAKFAAKRLEYRATSQLKLEGAPFSYEAFGIPIGVGLLSLFVLYLADRRFVRRKTVST, from the coding sequence TTGAAAAAGTTATTGCGTTTCATCGTGTATACGTGTGTTTTTGTTCTCGTTGTAGGAGGAACCGGAGCGATCGGGTCCCTGCGCACGATGCAGGAGGCTATGTCGGTTTATGATAAGCCGGCTCCTGCTTCTTTACAAAGCCTCCAAGCCCCTGCCTATGATTCGAAAAAGCCGACAGTAGCTGTTATTTTAGCGAATGAAGTGACCGAGGTGTTCGATTTTCTCGTACCTTACGAAATGTTCTCCATGACGGGCTCGTACAATGTATTTGCGGCTGCACCCGACAAAAACATCAAATCGTTAACGGGCGGTCTTGATGTCGCACCGCATTACACTTTTGACGAGTTAGACAAATTGACAGGCAAAGGTCCGGATATCATCGTGATCCCTTTCATGCCGATTTTGGATGAGGCGAAATACAAACCTGTCCGCGATTGGATTAGGAAGCACTCAGGCAAGGAAACGACCTTGTTGTCCATTTGCAATGGAGCGGAGAATTTGGCCGATACCGGCCTGCTGAAAGGGAAATCAGCGGCAACGCATTGGGGAGATATCGGCAGATTAGAAAAGAAATATACCGAAGTTTCCTGGAAAAGGGATCAGCGTTACGTGGCTGATGGCAACTTGGTCTCCTCGGCCGGCTTGACTTCGGGGATCGATGCCACGCTGTACGTCATATCCCGCCAAATGGGAGAGCCGACAGCTGCGAAAGTGGCGAAGGAAATGAATTACCCTTCCTACAAATTTGTTCAGCATCCGCAAATGGAGCCTTTCACGGCCGGATTGAGCGATATCGTCTATGTTTTGAACAACGCGTTTCAATGGAGCAAGAAAAAAACTGGGGTCCTGCTGTATAACGGTGCCGACGAATTGATGTTATCCTCAGCTTTTGACACGTATGGGGCTTCCGGCACTACGACAACAATAACGGTATCAAGCAACCGCGAGCCGGTCGTTACCCGGTACGGTTTGAATGTAGTCGCTCGATATCAAATAGCGAATGCTCCGAAACTCGACAAAATGATTTTCGTGGGCTCGGACGTTAAGACGCTCGCTGTTGGCGATATCCGAAACTGGAACGAGAACGGCGGCAAGGCTGAGCAGCTTTACCTGCATAGCGATTCCCCCGAGCGGTTCGCGATGGATCCTGCGTTTGAAGATTTGGCGAAGCAGGAAGATATCCGAACGGCGAAATTCGCCGCCAAGCGGCTCGAGTACCGCGCCACAAGTCAGCTTAAACTTGAAGGAGCGCCATTTTCATACGAAGCGTTCGGCATACCGATTGGTGTTGGCTTGTTATCTCTGTTCGTCCTTTATTTAGCAGACAGACGTTTCGTAAGGAGGAAGACCGTTTCCACATGA
- a CDS encoding beta-L-arabinofuranosidase domain-containing protein, giving the protein MIVLKAHTNPTTLRHFGLNQIQLSDDILTHAFKKEWTYLTSYEADRLLAGFRETKGLQPKADKYSGWENTEIRGHTLGHYLIAISQAYSQTKDKDMLARIEYLVAELAQCQQDSGYLSAFPETLFDNVENRKPAWVPWYTLHKIIAGLIAVYHATKLQQAFHVVNHLGDWVANRALAWTDEVQTTVLAVEYGGMNDCLYDLYKLTGNNRHLEAAHRFDEVSLFDALRERRDVLKGKHANTMIPKFIGALNRYLTLGESEHSYFEAAVNFWDTVVYHHSYITGGNSECEHFGEPDELDSKRSDVTCETCNSYNMLKLTKELFKLTQDIKYADFYERTYLNAILSSQNPDTGMTMYFQPMATGYFKIYSSPFEHFWCCTGTGMESFTKLNDSIYFYADNQLYVNQFVSSKLLWQEQHVTITQSTSLPQTDRVHLTVETMEPKQLALHIRIPYWAAEAIEMTVNGERVSPIVERGYAIINRIWQDGDTIGLRIPMKVAYSRLPDSPHVIGLQYGPVVLSAALGTEDMVESKTGILVSVATRRMILKDYIVPQGMCVEEWLGRFDEHVIRLGEDLAFALKHTDEDERLVFTPHYKQHRERYGIYWSLLDVGSEELKKHVEKAERERNLREATLDAIQIGNDQYELEHQVQGERTYGGTWEGLNGRMVEAGGWFSYQMKVQPGAALAVTFNQLHTNRSCDIFIDGELLATEMFTKEWKRIFYERIFVLPDSLTAGKEVVTIKFMPREMENGIYGVLRILKHMT; this is encoded by the coding sequence ATGATCGTTTTGAAAGCACACACCAACCCTACCACTTTAAGGCATTTCGGGCTTAATCAAATCCAATTATCGGATGATATTCTAACTCATGCATTCAAGAAAGAATGGACCTATTTGACCAGCTACGAAGCCGACCGCCTTCTTGCCGGTTTTCGTGAAACAAAGGGCTTACAGCCGAAAGCGGATAAATACTCCGGATGGGAGAACACCGAAATTCGTGGTCATACGTTGGGACACTATTTGATTGCCATCTCCCAAGCTTATTCGCAAACAAAAGATAAGGATATGCTCGCAAGAATCGAATACCTTGTTGCAGAATTAGCCCAATGCCAACAGGATAGCGGTTATCTATCCGCTTTTCCCGAAACGTTGTTTGACAATGTAGAGAATCGCAAACCAGCTTGGGTGCCATGGTATACCCTGCACAAAATTATTGCAGGCCTGATTGCCGTCTATCATGCTACAAAGCTGCAGCAAGCATTTCATGTCGTGAACCATCTGGGCGATTGGGTGGCGAACCGCGCCCTCGCATGGACAGACGAAGTTCAAACTACGGTACTGGCTGTGGAATATGGCGGCATGAACGATTGCCTGTACGATCTTTACAAACTGACAGGAAACAACCGGCATCTTGAGGCTGCCCATCGGTTCGATGAGGTCAGCCTGTTCGATGCGCTTCGGGAGAGAAGAGATGTACTGAAGGGCAAACATGCCAACACGATGATTCCGAAGTTTATCGGAGCATTGAACCGGTATTTGACACTTGGGGAAAGCGAACACAGCTACTTTGAAGCGGCCGTTAACTTCTGGGATACTGTTGTTTACCACCATAGCTACATCACGGGCGGAAACAGTGAATGCGAGCATTTCGGCGAACCTGATGAGTTGGACAGCAAACGTTCCGATGTCACCTGCGAGACATGCAATAGCTATAATATGTTGAAACTGACCAAAGAACTTTTCAAGCTTACGCAAGATATCAAATACGCTGATTTTTACGAGCGAACTTATCTGAACGCCATCTTGTCATCCCAAAATCCGGACACTGGCATGACAATGTATTTTCAGCCCATGGCAACCGGATATTTCAAAATCTACAGCTCCCCGTTCGAACATTTCTGGTGCTGCACCGGTACGGGGATGGAAAGTTTCACCAAACTAAATGATAGTATCTATTTCTATGCCGATAACCAGCTGTATGTCAATCAGTTCGTAAGCTCGAAACTGCTTTGGCAGGAGCAACATGTGACGATTACGCAGTCCACCTCACTCCCTCAAACCGATAGGGTTCATCTAACAGTCGAAACGATGGAGCCAAAGCAGCTTGCCTTGCACATTCGTATCCCTTATTGGGCGGCAGAAGCGATTGAAATGACAGTTAACGGAGAAAGGGTTTCACCTATTGTGGAGCGGGGTTATGCGATTATCAACCGGATTTGGCAGGATGGCGATACGATTGGGCTGCGAATTCCAATGAAGGTAGCCTATTCCCGCCTGCCTGATTCGCCTCATGTCATTGGGCTCCAATATGGCCCGGTTGTTCTCAGCGCAGCGCTCGGTACCGAAGATATGGTCGAATCGAAAACCGGTATTCTAGTCAGCGTTGCGACCAGGCGAATGATCCTCAAAGATTATATCGTCCCGCAAGGCATGTGTGTCGAGGAATGGCTTGGCCGATTCGATGAGCATGTGATTCGTCTAGGCGAAGATTTGGCGTTTGCGCTTAAGCATACAGATGAAGATGAGCGGCTAGTCTTTACACCGCACTACAAACAACATCGTGAAAGATATGGCATCTACTGGAGCCTACTGGACGTAGGGTCTGAAGAACTGAAGAAGCATGTGGAGAAAGCGGAACGGGAACGGAACCTGAGAGAGGCTACCCTGGATGCCATACAAATTGGAAATGACCAATACGAATTAGAGCATCAGGTACAGGGAGAACGAACATACGGCGGTACGTGGGAAGGATTGAACGGAAGAATGGTTGAAGCCGGTGGATGGTTCAGCTACCAGATGAAGGTTCAGCCTGGAGCTGCGTTAGCCGTGACCTTTAACCAACTTCACACGAATAGAAGCTGTGATATCTTTATTGACGGAGAGCTGTTAGCCACCGAGATGTTCACGAAAGAATGGAAGCGGATATTCTACGAGCGAATCTTCGTCCTTCCTGATTCATTAACTGCAGGGAAAGAAGTCGTAACTATCAAGTTCATGCCGCGCGAAATGGAGAATGGCATCTATGGCGTTCTTCGTATACTTAAACATATGACTTAA
- a CDS encoding AraC family transcriptional regulator, whose protein sequence is MTCYSFRVDTPVSLVMTGKFVAPSPEWKHMYRVLSEFELFIQTSGTLYIEMDKERYALNEGDFLLMPPHALQHGYQESDCSFYWLHFNVQEGYETLHSDSVYEPSVLTIPQKGTLRNPDKLIVMMKQLQDSIRSYREQTLNNYLTTSILCELVNQLFLAHHSGKNRRQQLYNDIVDYIKWNRNENMNVKQLAEHFGYNAKHLSFLFSEIAGISIKQFMLQEKMDAAKTLLVDTNQSIKEISYHLGYSESQQFTHSFKKITGLTPTDYRNAYANRLLFFK, encoded by the coding sequence ATGACCTGCTATAGCTTCCGTGTTGATACACCTGTATCTCTCGTTATGACCGGCAAATTCGTTGCTCCCTCTCCAGAGTGGAAGCATATGTACCGTGTATTATCGGAATTCGAACTTTTTATTCAAACAAGTGGCACGTTATATATAGAGATGGATAAGGAACGGTATGCCCTGAATGAAGGAGACTTCCTGCTCATGCCGCCACATGCCTTGCAACACGGTTATCAAGAATCGGACTGCAGCTTCTACTGGCTTCATTTCAATGTTCAAGAAGGCTATGAGACGTTACATAGCGACTCGGTGTACGAGCCCTCCGTATTAACGATTCCCCAAAAGGGGACACTTCGAAATCCCGATAAGCTGATTGTGATGATGAAGCAGCTACAGGATTCCATCCGCAGCTACAGGGAACAAACGTTGAACAATTATTTGACGACAAGTATTCTATGTGAATTGGTTAATCAGTTATTTCTTGCCCATCATTCTGGTAAGAATCGCAGGCAGCAGCTGTATAACGACATCGTGGATTATATAAAGTGGAACCGGAATGAGAATATGAATGTGAAGCAGCTAGCCGAGCATTTCGGTTATAATGCCAAGCATTTATCCTTTTTGTTCTCAGAGATTGCGGGAATCTCCATAAAGCAATTTATGTTGCAAGAGAAGATGGATGCCGCAAAAACGCTATTGGTGGATACGAATCAAAGTATAAAGGAAATATCCTACCATCTGGGTTACTCGGAAAGTCAACAATTTACGCATAGTTTTAAGAAAATCACAGGCCTTACACCAACCGATTACCGCAATGCATACGCCAATCGGTTGCTATTTTTTAAGTGA
- a CDS encoding sensor histidine kinase encodes MKIGNIINVKKSIQSKIFVAFILALVVPAIIISMSSYYISVQILKNKVSSSYLETAMYIGNSIEKDLLQLEQMSDYIFTSSKNYDYLTGNYNSISESYSDFKKMNQSIENYFTYVKLSPYVSYIAILGNNGYLYLNGNDSMGFKAESMKKSSWYNQTLQLNGQINWIGAEELTTTAGSKRSVISFSRAIKDSDFKNTIGVAYIAVTNDVFSNSLKKVSTHSNNQIFLLDNNGNIVVHPDSEQINKHFDEVSKWGGTTNGSYLSSEKGQQYLVAYQFINQYGWWVVEKIPFSELIKDNRQIIDATLLVCFISFIIFGSILYFVSSAIVKPIKGLTKIMKNVKNGNIGSRASYTGEDEIGILSHNFNYMLDRINFLFNSNMEEQNMKRDAEYQALQAQINPHFLYNTLNTIRWMAIIKKEDGIKAVVESLGRLLKNTTSKMDPYILVKDELSNLKDYVFIQKLRYKDKFDIIYDIKEECLACKCIKFILQPIVENAIFHGIEPKEGRGTIWLHAEIHENLLIFLIKDDGVGIPTQKISHLLSGKAEDRKKFNGIGVKNINDRIKMEYGEHYGIQIESKENEYTSYKVILPSITASDEATKS; translated from the coding sequence TTGAAAATTGGAAATATTATAAACGTGAAAAAAAGTATTCAAAGTAAGATATTTGTAGCTTTCATATTGGCTTTGGTTGTACCGGCCATCATCATAAGCATGAGTTCTTACTATATATCTGTACAAATCCTTAAGAACAAAGTAAGTTCTTCCTATCTTGAAACTGCCATGTATATTGGAAATAGTATAGAGAAAGATCTATTACAGTTAGAGCAAATGAGCGATTATATTTTTACAAGTTCAAAGAACTATGATTATTTGACTGGGAATTACAACAGTATTTCCGAGTCTTATTCCGATTTTAAAAAAATGAATCAAAGTATAGAAAATTATTTTACCTACGTCAAACTCTCTCCCTACGTTTCGTACATCGCCATTCTGGGCAATAATGGTTATTTATATTTAAATGGAAATGATTCCATGGGATTTAAAGCAGAAAGTATGAAAAAGTCTTCTTGGTATAACCAGACTTTACAGTTGAATGGTCAGATTAACTGGATCGGGGCTGAGGAACTTACCACAACTGCAGGATCCAAAAGATCAGTCATTTCGTTTTCCCGAGCGATTAAAGATAGCGATTTTAAAAACACGATAGGAGTTGCTTATATTGCCGTCACGAATGATGTTTTTTCGAATTCACTAAAAAAAGTAAGTACCCATTCAAATAATCAAATTTTTCTGTTGGATAACAACGGCAATATTGTCGTACATCCCGATTCTGAACAGATAAACAAGCATTTTGATGAAGTAAGTAAATGGGGGGGGACTACAAATGGGAGTTATCTTTCGTCCGAGAAGGGTCAGCAATATCTGGTTGCTTACCAATTTATAAATCAATATGGCTGGTGGGTCGTAGAAAAGATACCTTTTAGTGAGTTGATAAAGGATAACAGGCAGATTATTGATGCAACTCTATTGGTTTGTTTCATTTCTTTTATTATTTTTGGCAGTATATTGTACTTTGTATCATCGGCCATTGTTAAACCAATTAAGGGACTTACAAAAATTATGAAAAACGTAAAAAACGGCAATATCGGCTCGAGGGCATCTTACACCGGGGAAGATGAAATCGGTATATTGAGTCATAATTTTAACTACATGTTGGATAGGATAAATTTCCTGTTCAATTCCAACATGGAAGAACAAAATATGAAAAGAGATGCCGAATATCAAGCGCTTCAAGCGCAAATCAACCCTCATTTTCTATATAACACACTGAATACGATCCGGTGGATGGCCATCATAAAAAAAGAAGACGGTATTAAAGCAGTAGTTGAATCACTAGGGAGGCTTCTTAAGAATACGACCAGCAAAATGGATCCCTATATTTTAGTGAAGGACGAGCTTAGTAATCTTAAGGATTATGTTTTTATTCAAAAGTTAAGGTATAAAGATAAGTTTGATATCATCTACGATATTAAGGAAGAATGTCTGGCATGCAAATGTATTAAATTCATTCTACAACCAATCGTCGAAAATGCGATTTTTCACGGTATTGAACCGAAGGAAGGAAGGGGAACCATTTGGCTCCACGCTGAAATCCATGAAAATTTGCTCATTTTTCTAATAAAAGACGATGGCGTCGGAATACCCACACAGAAAATTAGCCATCTGCTGTCAGGAAAGGCCGAGGATCGGAAGAAATTTAACGGAATAGGTGTAAAAAATATTAATGACCGGATTAAAATGGAATATGGTGAGCATTATGGGATTCAAATTGAAAGCAAGGAGAATGAGTACACATCTTATAAAGTCATTCTGCCTTCGATAACTGCAAGTGATGAAGCAACAAAAAGTTGA
- a CDS encoding response regulator, with product MYKVLIVDDEVLARVGIKSFVQWEEAGFEIVGEAENGKKAFAMIKDLKPDVVITDIHMPVMNGIDLIKTVKEEKIPVNFIVLSSYNDFEYVKEAMKLGADDYILKLEMEPESLNELLNTLKEKIEAEHTRKSEEDIHVKHTKENISTIKEKLFKDMVFGNKYRNEEFKERLKAIQMELPQKNLFCIVLHLDNKGRFNKRDVKDGYLLDFAILNIINEILSDFRYGNVFCSQPEEYVIIFSEGKEENRDRMNEKLAQMERLIKRYLKEYLNINVSIGISDVFQEYVKLQVAYQQALYAVNQNFNFQIGSAIRYTEIVPRSVATDLSIKIDFKDLERQLEAADVEGIQNCFDIIINSFLGAAASLTREYLRATCAALVLIINSYLDESGVEKGELWQADPYKQLEELKTQKDFISWIEKLKNTLLEVFKQTDESKRMIVKAKQFIIKYYMEDISLDSVAEHISISPNYLSTVFKKETGHNFIDYLTNARIEAAKKLLKEQKYKIYEISKMVGYENEHYFSRVFKKITGMSPIKFKL from the coding sequence TTGTATAAAGTACTTATTGTTGACGATGAGGTTTTGGCAAGAGTGGGAATAAAATCTTTTGTTCAATGGGAAGAAGCCGGATTTGAAATTGTTGGAGAGGCTGAGAATGGGAAAAAGGCATTTGCCATGATTAAAGATTTAAAGCCCGATGTCGTAATTACCGATATTCATATGCCTGTTATGAATGGTATCGATTTGATTAAAACTGTAAAAGAGGAAAAAATTCCTGTCAACTTTATAGTTTTAAGCTCCTACAATGATTTTGAATATGTGAAAGAAGCAATGAAACTTGGGGCTGATGATTATATCTTAAAGCTTGAAATGGAGCCAGAATCTTTAAATGAGCTTTTAAATACATTGAAGGAAAAGATAGAAGCGGAACATACAAGGAAATCGGAAGAAGATATACACGTAAAGCATACGAAGGAGAATATATCGACAATTAAAGAAAAGCTGTTTAAGGACATGGTATTCGGGAATAAATATAGAAATGAAGAGTTTAAAGAAAGATTAAAAGCAATCCAGATGGAGTTGCCACAAAAAAATTTATTTTGCATCGTTCTGCATTTGGATAACAAAGGGCGCTTCAATAAGCGAGATGTAAAGGATGGTTACCTTTTAGATTTTGCTATATTGAATATTATTAATGAGATTTTGTCAGATTTTCGCTATGGAAATGTATTTTGCTCCCAACCGGAAGAATATGTCATTATATTCTCTGAAGGAAAAGAAGAGAATCGCGATCGCATGAATGAGAAGCTGGCACAGATGGAGCGATTAATAAAACGATATTTGAAGGAATACCTAAATATAAACGTATCTATCGGAATCAGCGATGTATTTCAAGAATATGTCAAATTACAAGTCGCTTATCAACAGGCTTTGTACGCAGTAAATCAAAATTTCAATTTCCAGATAGGCAGTGCAATTCGGTATACGGAAATTGTTCCCCGATCGGTAGCCACTGACCTCTCGATTAAAATTGATTTCAAGGATTTAGAAAGACAGCTTGAAGCAGCCGATGTTGAAGGTATCCAAAATTGTTTCGATATAATTATAAATAGTTTTCTGGGGGCGGCAGCAAGTCTTACAAGGGAATATTTAAGAGCAACATGCGCCGCACTGGTCCTTATTATCAATTCTTATCTGGATGAAAGTGGTGTGGAGAAAGGGGAATTATGGCAAGCAGATCCCTACAAGCAACTTGAGGAACTAAAAACTCAAAAAGATTTTATATCTTGGATAGAAAAATTGAAAAATACACTATTAGAAGTTTTTAAGCAAACAGATGAATCGAAGAGGATGATTGTAAAAGCGAAGCAGTTTATTATCAAATATTATATGGAAGATATATCATTAGATTCTGTTGCCGAGCATATCAGTATCTCTCCCAATTATTTAAGTACAGTTTTTAAAAAGGAAACAGGACATAACTTTATTGATTACTTGACGAATGCTCGCATTGAAGCTGCAAAAAAGCTCCTTAAAGAACAAAAATATAAAATATATGAAATATCAAAGATGGTCGGATATGAGAATGAACACTACTTTAGTAGAGTATTTAAAAAGATTACCGGTATGTCTCCAATAAAGTTTAAGTTATAA
- a CDS encoding ABC transporter substrate-binding protein, giving the protein MLKNLAKIVQDVESNCIKDKCRVFYNELVSQLNHLGESNVKKSIRTISLTLVSIMMASMITACGSNSNSPSSTSSNSATASPGSDATKKAPAKITMFLDAAKAKNPTYTDLVSEYNALGGDQVEVNVLPGDGVAAMQKMDILMSSGDTTDVVVLDNPLIQKKYAAAGYLAPINDLAKTANVDLEKTFGQYLAKEDDGKSYYLRTDVGQWYVFYNKQLFDDAKVPYPSGKWTWSQYIETAKKLTNTQKGIYGSLMLDYDNYLNFTARQKNVPAYKKDGTSNYDDPAYKDALKFFGDLGNVQKIQPSWLEFKTQKVAWDAFMSGKYGMHLIGGWYMGLLTDKKSYPITWKWGITQVPVPDSGDGDRTLVAGGAFGVNSKSKNKDASFKFVNYLAQNAYKKGKGIPPLQSITDADKTAVLKGIADASDGSVTVDDLRKVIFDSGLGVADEKISGPGASIISQTILQEGELYMVGQKSLDDAIGAIKKKSDEAIKADAKK; this is encoded by the coding sequence ATGTTGAAGAATCTGGCGAAAATAGTGCAAGATGTCGAAAGTAATTGCATTAAGGACAAGTGTAGAGTGTTCTATAATGAACTTGTAAGCCAATTAAATCACTTGGGGGAAAGCAATGTGAAGAAGTCAATAAGAACGATATCATTAACTCTGGTTAGTATCATGATGGCAAGCATGATTACTGCATGTGGCAGCAATTCAAATTCACCAAGCTCAACAAGTTCAAATAGTGCGACAGCGTCCCCTGGTTCCGACGCGACTAAGAAAGCTCCCGCTAAAATCACCATGTTTTTGGATGCGGCAAAAGCTAAGAATCCTACTTATACGGACTTGGTCTCAGAATACAATGCGCTTGGTGGAGATCAGGTTGAAGTGAATGTATTGCCAGGTGATGGCGTGGCGGCAATGCAGAAAATGGATATCTTGATGTCGTCAGGCGATACTACAGATGTAGTCGTGCTTGATAACCCGCTGATCCAAAAAAAATATGCTGCTGCAGGTTATCTTGCGCCTATAAACGATTTGGCTAAAACCGCCAATGTCGATTTGGAGAAAACATTTGGTCAGTATCTTGCGAAAGAGGATGACGGTAAATCTTACTATTTAAGAACAGATGTCGGCCAATGGTATGTATTTTACAATAAACAACTATTTGATGATGCGAAGGTTCCGTATCCTTCTGGAAAATGGACTTGGAGCCAATATATCGAAACTGCAAAAAAACTGACAAACACTCAAAAGGGCATCTATGGTTCCCTTATGCTGGACTATGACAATTATTTAAATTTTACGGCAAGACAGAAGAATGTACCGGCTTATAAGAAAGATGGAACGTCAAATTATGATGACCCGGCCTACAAGGATGCTTTGAAATTCTTTGGGGATTTAGGTAATGTCCAAAAAATTCAACCCAGTTGGCTGGAGTTTAAAACGCAAAAGGTTGCATGGGATGCATTTATGTCCGGAAAGTATGGCATGCATCTGATTGGTGGTTGGTACATGGGATTATTAACCGATAAGAAGTCTTATCCGATCACATGGAAATGGGGCATTACGCAAGTGCCTGTACCGGATTCCGGCGATGGAGATCGGACATTAGTTGCAGGCGGTGCATTCGGAGTTAACAGTAAGTCGAAAAATAAAGATGCCTCGTTTAAATTCGTCAACTACTTGGCGCAAAACGCATACAAGAAAGGCAAGGGGATTCCTCCGCTGCAAAGCATTACTGATGCTGATAAAACAGCAGTGCTTAAAGGGATTGCGGATGCCTCGGATGGAAGTGTCACAGTTGATGATCTGCGCAAAGTTATCTTTGATAGCGGCTTGGGAGTTGCAGATGAAAAGATTTCCGGACCGGGAGCGTCTATAATTAGCCAAACGATTCTCCAAGAAGGCGAACTTTATATGGTTGGACAAAAGTCACTGGATGATGCGATTGGAGCTATCAAGAAAAAATCGGATGAAGCAATAAAAGCGGATGCCAAAAAATAA
- a CDS encoding carbohydrate ABC transporter permease, with product MKNVYVSLRKSENYYAILFLAPFLVGFILFNLIPILFSVILSFVDYNKLGPLNMDFVGWKNYVNIFSDDQAINGYLKSLMFTLGYVPAMIILSLLTAILINKSFHLRTLIRTMIFMPYVANVTAVAMVWSLLFDPFKGPVNQLLKLIGVSNPPLWFGGVNTSLLSIVIVNVWINLAFQTIVFLAALQGVPKDLYESSSIDGAGTWRKFINITIPSISPVTFFLIVTSVIGSFQNYSIVKLLTNGGPGTSSRVVSLNIYEEAFNFNKYSYASAQAMLLFAFILIITLIQWMWQKKWVQD from the coding sequence ATGAAAAATGTATATGTATCTTTAAGGAAGTCTGAAAATTATTATGCCATCTTGTTTTTAGCGCCATTCTTGGTAGGATTTATTCTATTTAATCTCATCCCCATTCTATTTTCGGTAATCCTTAGTTTTGTGGATTATAACAAGCTTGGACCTTTGAATATGGATTTTGTTGGATGGAAAAACTATGTAAACATATTTTCTGACGATCAAGCTATAAACGGCTACCTGAAAAGTCTTATGTTTACCTTAGGGTACGTGCCGGCAATGATCATTTTGTCTCTACTGACAGCTATTCTAATTAACAAGAGCTTCCACCTAAGGACTCTAATAAGAACGATGATTTTTATGCCGTATGTAGCGAATGTTACTGCAGTTGCTATGGTTTGGTCATTGTTATTCGATCCGTTCAAAGGACCAGTCAATCAATTGTTAAAGCTCATAGGCGTATCAAACCCTCCGCTTTGGTTTGGGGGAGTGAATACTTCCTTGCTCTCCATCGTTATCGTGAATGTATGGATTAACCTGGCGTTCCAGACCATTGTCTTTTTGGCAGCATTGCAGGGGGTTCCCAAGGATCTTTATGAATCTTCCTCTATTGATGGGGCAGGAACGTGGAGAAAATTTATCAACATTACAATTCCATCCATATCCCCTGTAACTTTTTTCTTAATCGTTACAAGTGTGATAGGGTCATTCCAGAATTATTCCATCGTCAAGTTGCTTACAAATGGGGGGCCAGGTACATCCTCAAGAGTAGTATCGTTAAATATTTATGAAGAAGCTTTTAACTTCAATAAATACAGCTATGCTTCTGCACAAGCGATGTTATTATTTGCCTTTATTCTCATTATTACTCTAATACAATGGATGTGGCAGAAAAAATGGGTTCAAGATTAA